A stretch of the Candidatus Hydrogenedentota bacterium genome encodes the following:
- a CDS encoding inner-membrane translocator produces TVKPQEPIAAAAVIVLAGAITLYAFSYRGLPYPVAIFAVIAFIGSFTLQHTKFGRRIYAMGGNEEAARLSGINIKRMKFAIYCIITTLSALAGIMLASRLNGASPNLGNMFELDAISAVIIGGTSFSGGVGTIIGTVIGAFIISVLNNGMSLLEVPTFYQLIIKGCIIILAVWFDVLSKKKRG; encoded by the coding sequence ACCGTCAAACCGCAGGAACCGATCGCGGCGGCGGCGGTGATCGTGCTGGCCGGCGCGATTACCCTGTACGCCTTTTCCTATCGCGGGCTACCCTACCCGGTCGCGATTTTCGCCGTCATCGCTTTCATCGGCAGCTTCACGCTGCAACACACCAAATTCGGCCGCCGGATTTACGCGATGGGCGGCAACGAGGAAGCGGCGCGCTTGTCGGGCATCAACATCAAGCGGATGAAGTTCGCCATCTACTGCATCATCACCACCTTGTCGGCTCTGGCCGGGATCATGCTGGCCTCGCGGCTGAACGGCGCGTCCCCCAATCTCGGCAACATGTTCGAGCTGGACGCGATTTCGGCGGTCATCATCGGCGGCACCAGCTTCTCCGGCGGCGTGGGCACCATCATCGGTACGGTGATCGGCGCGTTTATCATCAGCGTGTTGAACAATGGCATGAGCCTGCTGGAAGTGCCGACTTTTTACCAATTGATCATCAAGGGCTGCATCATCATCCTGGCGGTGTGGTTTGACGTGCTGAGCAAGAAGAAACGCGGGTAA